The nucleotide sequence GCGCTCGCTCTGCGAGCCGTCGGGATGGGTCACCTTGACGGGCATCTGCTCCGCGGAGAAGGGCTTGCCTGTCGAATAGACCTGATCCAGGAGCGCGACGAAGCCCTGAAACACGGCTCCGGGCAGGGCCTCGTGGAAGGGCTTGCCCAGGAGCTCCCGGTGGCCCAGCGCCTCGGTGTTCCTCGGATTGGAGAGCACGTAGACGTGCTGGGGGCCACGGAACAGGGCGATGAAGGCAGGTGCCTCCATGATCAGGTTTTCGAGGCGGACTCGCTCGGCCGCTGCTTCGCGGCGGGCCTGGCGCTCGCGTTCCAGCAGAACGGCCTGCTCCTCGGGACTCGGGGGCTGCGGGGGATCACGCGTCGGCACGGAGGGGCTCCCTCCGGCGGGCATAGCACCCATGCCCGCGGCCCATGTCACCCAATTGGGGAGTCCTACGGATTCTCAACTACTTGCGCAGGAGGGTGCCCTCGAGGAAGAAGGCAGCGCACGCGGCGACGATGAGCCATGTCCACAAAGGCACTTTGGGGCGCTCCGCGTCGCTGCTGGAGGCCTTCACGGTCTCCTCGCCGAAGTAGGCCGTGAGGGTATCTGTCGGGACCCGCGTCAAATCACTCTCGGCCGGATCCAGCGTCACCGGGAAGTCGAGCGCCTGGAGCGGCTTACCCTCGGCGCCCAGCACGGCATGCAAGCCCGGCTCGTTCAGAGGTCCTGCCACGAGGCTGCCATCCGGCTGCGCCTTTACCGGGAGCTCAGTCCCATCCGGCGTACGGACAGCGGTGACGGTCTGGCCCGTCTCGGGCCGCATCGTCACGGACTCACCCACGCGCACGCGCTGCTCGGCGCGCTCCTCGAGCGAGCCGGTGAGGTACGCGGCGAAGCGCTGCATGAGCGGGAGGAAGCTGGTGCGGATGGCGAAGTCGCTCCAGTCGCGATCCACGGTGCTGGTGAAGACGGCCACGCGGCCCTTCCCCCGGCGGGCCACGGCCACCGCGGGAGCCCCATCCTCATAGGTGGCCAGCACCTGGCTGGTGCCAGCGGCCGCGGGGTTGTCCGCCTCCAGGAGCATGTACTTGTAGAAGCGGGCGCCAATGAGGCCCTCCTCGGCGCGGCCGGTGAAGGGCGAGAACAGGGGGTGCTCCACCTGCACCTGCGCCAGCTTCGCGGACTGGGTCTCCGCGTCGGGGTCTTCGCGCTCCACGCTGGTGCGCACCAGGCGCAGTGGCCGGGGCAGCAGCGCACCGAGCCGCGAGTTGTACGCGTCCGGGTCCACCCGGTCGCCCATGCTCACGAAGAGGCCGCCGCCCGCGTTCACGAAGGCGTTGAGCCGCTCCGCGTCCTCCTTGCTCGGGGCGGGCACGTTGAGCATCAGCACCAAATCGTAGGCGGAGAAGTTCTCCCTCAAACCTGCCTCCGTGTCGCGCACGGCCACCTCCACGGGAGAGCCCGGGGCGGACAGGGCCGCCTCCACGAAGAAGGCCTCGTCCCGGTAGCGCGTGGCGTGCGGCGAGCCGTTGATGACCAGGGCCTTGAGCGCGCGCGGCACCGGCAGTACGAAGGCGCGCCGGTCGTCCTCGGGGAGCTCGTCCGGCGCGAGCGTCACCGAGCCCTGCGCCGTGCCACCCCGGGCGAAGCGCACCGTGAGCGTCTTCTGCGCGGTGCCGTTGGCGGGCACGTCCACGAAGCCCTTGGCGAGCGTGGACTCGCCCTCGCGCACGGCCGCCTCCAGGTCCTTCAGCGCCTCCGGGCCGTAGTTCTTCACCGTGAAGGTGAACTGGAAAGCACGGGGTCCGGCCTGCAGCGCGGGCTCGATCTTGAGGTCAACCAGCGCGTGGTTGGGCAGCACGTCCTGGCCGGACACCACGTCACGCAGCACCACCTCGGGCCGCACCAGCTTGCCGGTGGGGTCCTTCACGGTGGGCGGCGGGGCCTCCAGCCGGAACGCCGTGGCGGTCATGTCGGAGATGAGCACCAGCCGCTTGCCGGGCGTGGGGTTCTCCTCCAATGCGCGCGCGGCCATGTCCATGCAGCGCGACAGGTCCGCGGTGCCATAGGTGGGCTTGGCCTCGTCGATGAGCGCCCGGAGCCGCGCGCGATCGAAGCCGAGCGGAGGCGGCGCGGTGGGCGTGCTCGTGCACACCAGCACCGTGGAGGGCTCATCGGCCTGCAGGTCCTTCAGCGCATCCCGCGCCTCATCCCGGCCGCGCTCGAAGAGCGAGGAGTCCTTGCCCCACCGCATGGAGAGCGAGGCATCCAGCACCACGGCGGTGGCGGCGGGGCCCTTGGCGACAGCCGCGGCCTGGGCATCCTGTCGCAGCTCGGGCCGGGCCAGCGCGATGGGGATGGCCAGGAGGATGAGGGTGCGGAGGATATAGAGGAGGAGCCGCTTGAGCTTGAGCCGGCTGGCCGTGCGCTTCTGGCTGCGCAGCACGAAGGCCATGGGCGGGAACGGATGGGGCCGGGGCCGCCGCCGGTCGAACAGGTGCACCAGCAGGGGGATGAAGGCGCCGAGCGCGCCCCACAGCATCCACGGATTGCCGAAGATCACCGACGCCTCCCGCGCCGCCCGAGGAACCGCAGCAGCACCTCGTCCAGCCGCTCGTCCGTGCGCACCAGCTCGTAGTCCACGTCCGCCTCGGCGCACGCGGACTTCACGTTGGCCAGGAAGGCGCCGAACTCTTCCAGGTAGCTCTCCTTGATTTCGCGCGGGTTCACCTCGACGCGCGCATCCCCCTCCATGTCGAGGAAGAGGGTGGGATCATCGAAGGGGAAGGTGAGCTCGGCGGGATCCACCACGTGGAAGAGCACCACGTCGTTCTTGCGCTGGCGCAGGGCGAGGATGCGCTTGAGCGCGTCCTGGTTCTCGTCCAGTAGGTCCGAGAGGACGATGACGGTGGAGCGGCGCGGGAGCACCTCGGCGAGGTGATCCGCGGCGCTGACCAGGTTCGTCGTTCCCTGGGCCTGGGTGCGCTCCAGCGTGTCCAGCAGCACGTTCAGGTGCCCGGCGGAGGCGCGCGGCGGCACGTCCTTGAACGCATTGCCCACCATGACCGCGAGCCCGGCGGCATCCTGCTGGCGCACGAGCAGGTAGCACAGCGCTCCGGCGAGGATGTTGGCGACCTCGAGCTTGGAGAGCGCGCCGCTGCGGTAGCCCATGGAGGCGGACGCATCCACCACCATGACCGAGCGCAGGTTCGTCTCATGCTCGAAGCGCTTGATGTAGTACTTGTCGAACTTGCCGTAGGCCTTCCAGTCCAGGTGGCGCAGCTCGTCGCCGGGGGCGTACTCCTTGTGCTCGGCAAACTCCACGCTCTGGCCCTGGTGGGGGCTCTTGTGGAGGCCGGAGAGCACGCCCTCCATGACCGCGCGGGCGCGCAGCTTCACTCCCTGCAACCGGGACAGCGTCTGGGCGTCGAGCAGCGCCATGGAACCCCGCGGCTAGCCCTTCACCGTGGCAACGAGCTGATCCACCAGCTTCACCGAGGTGATGCCCTCGCTCTCGGCGGTGAAGTTGGGGAGCACGCGGTGGCGCAGCACCGGGCGGGCCAGCGCGCGCACGTCATCCACCGAGGCCACGAAGCGCCCGGAGAGGATGGCGCGGGCCTTGGCCGCGAGCACCAGGTACTGGCTGGCGCGCGGGCCCGCACCCCAGGACACATTCTTGGCGACGAACTCGGGGACGCCGGGCTCCTTGGGGCGAGTGTTGCGCACCAGCTCCACGGCGTAGCGCACCACGTGGTCCGGCACCGGCACCCGGCGCACCAGCTCCTGCAGCGCGAGGATGCGCTCGGGCGAGAGGATCTTCTCCAGCTTCGGAGGCGCGCCAGCGGTGGTGCTCTTGACGATCTGCACCTCTTCCTCGGCGGTGGGGTAGCCCACGTCCACCAGGAACATGAAGCGGTCCAGCTGGGCCTCGGGCAGCGGGTAGGTGCCCTCCTGCTCGATGGGGTTCTGCGTGGCGAACACCAGGAAGGGCAGGTCCAGCGGGTACGTGCGGCCGCCCGCGGTGATGCGGTACTCCTGCATGGCCTGGAGCAGCGCGGCCTGCGTCTTGGGCGGGGTGCGGTTCACCTCGTCGGCGAGGATGATGTTGGCGAACAGCGGACCCTGCATGAAGCGGAACGCGCGGTGGCCGGTGGCCTTGTCCTCCTCCAGGATGTCCGTGCCGGTGATGTCCGAGGGCATCAGGTCCGGCGTGAACTGGATGCGGTTGAAGGAGAGGTTGAGGACGTCCGCCAGGGTGGAGATGAGCAGCGTCTTGGCGAGGCCCGGCACGCCCACGAAGAGGCAGTGGCCTCGGCTGAACAGGGAAATGAGCAGGTGCTCCACGACATCCCGCTGGCCGACGACGCGCTTCTCGATCTGCTCGACGATCTGCGCCCGAGCCTGGGCGAGCTCCTCGACGGCGCGGAGATCTTCGGTCGGGAGCGGCTGCTGCGGGTTGGCGGAGGAGGGTGCGGCGCTTTCCATAAGGGGGTTCTCTTAACCTTGGAGGGGCGCGGGGACCATCGGTTTCCGCAGCTCCTGTCCGTGGCGGACGTAGCGAGGCAACCCTTGAAGGGCGCGCCTATTCCGTCCCTCCTGCTGGGTAGGAGCGCGCCGCGAGCTCGGGTGCCTGCTCACCCAGGGGCTGCACCCTCGGGAGGCTCTTCGGGGAGCTGGAGGTCCTCGATGCGAGAGAAGGCATCGAGAATGGCGCGGGCAATGATGGAGCGGCCGGCGACGAGCCCACGGACGTGCCCTCCTTGGAGGTAGCGCAGCTCCGCGCCGCGCCAGTGCTGCAGCAGGCGCAAGGTGGAGGCGGAGGGAACGAACCCATCCTTCCGCGCGGCGACGATGATGGCGCGGCGAGGGTTCGGCAGGGGCGCGAGCTGGGTGACGGAGAAGCCCTCGAGCAGCTCGGCCAGCCGCTGGCGCGCGGCCTCCGGTCCTCCACAGGTGCGGCCCAGGGTCTCCCAGTCGGGCAGGGCGGACAGCACTCCCTGCGTGAACACGGGCGCCGCCGAGTGCGCCACGGCCACGGGGACGACGGCCAGGGGCAGAGGGAAGAAGCACGCGGCGTAGGCGGCCATGCTGCCGCCCATGCTGTACCCGGAGATGCCCACCTTGGGGTGGCCCCGCGCCAGCAGCCAGCCCAGCAGCGCCACGGCCTCCACCGCCGTCGCCCGGCCCATCAACAACAGATCTGCCACCGTGCGCAGGGCCTCGCCCTTCTGCCCGGGAGGACGGCGCGATCCGTAATAAGGATTCTCCAGCAGCACCGCCCCCATGCCCGCGGCGAGCAGCGGCTGGGCCAGGAAGCGCCTCAGTCCAAACCCATGGTCTCCAGAGGAAGCCAGGAAGAGGCACACCGGGGGGCGCGGCCCGGCTTTGACGGGGAGCAGGAGCTGGAAGCGGGCCTCGGCGGACGCGGTGGGCAGAGGTCCTACCGCCGCAGGGCTCGGGAAACGTCCCTCCTGTACCCACAGTCCGCCCTCACGCCGTGACGCACCCAGCGTCACCTCATGAAGCTCGGGGAGTGCGAAACCCTGAGGCCCCCGGCTGAGCCGCTCGAGCAGGGCCTGAGAACCCCACCCCTCCTCAAAGAAGGGGGGCCGGCGTGACATCAGCCGCCCCGCCAGGGCATCCATCCAGTGCATGCGCCCACCTACTCCGAGGTTCAATTTGCCACAACGTGAGAAAGACAGGGTGGGTCAGCGCAAGAGGATCACTTCACCCGAAGCAGCGTACATACCGGAGATTCCTGAAGAAAATGCGCTTTGTGACCTGGTGGACTGAAAATCTCACCCACGAGGGATTTCCATGGGTCTGAGTACACCCGGGTCAATTTTTCCCCGTCCTTCCGTTCGGTTCAGCAGAATCTTCCAGGAACCGGCCAGATCTCTGGCACTCAGCGGAAGGGTCGCCAAAAACCCCCCGGGTTTTCTTTTACCCCGTGCCGCAAAGCATGGAAATGAAAGACAGCAAGCGACACGCACCCAGAAAAAGCGTCAGGGAAATCCGTTGATAATGGAAATTCAACTTAGACGGGTCCGTGGAGTGTTTCTGGCCTCCAATAAACTAAGATGAGAGGGCAGGCAGGAGGGCCGAAAGGTCTCTCTCGGGGGGAACTGGACGGGTGACGCAACGCCGCATCCGCCCTCCGAGGTTGAGGGCACAGCGGTTGCAAACTCCTTCAGCCAGGGCGCGGGAGCTCGCGCCAGCAGCACCCGCCGCTCGTCATCTTCGACTCACTGGATTCCCGGAGGCACCATGCGCCGTATCGCCATCATCGGTTCTGGACAAGCAGGACTCCTCGCCGCGCATGCGCTGCTGAAGGCCGGTTATGAGGTGACGCTCTATTCGGATCGCACTCCTGAGAAGTGGTTGAACGAGAGCAAGCCGACTGGATCCGCCACCCGCTTCGATATGGCGCTTCAGTTCGAGTACGAGCTCGGCCTCAACTCCTGGGAGAACGACGCACCTTGGGGTGAGGGCGCTCACATGACGCTCTGCCCGGTGCCGGGCAACCGCATGCTCACCCTGGCGGGCCGCCTGCGCCGGCCGTTCCTTGCCATTGACTTGCGGCTGCAGAGCTACCACTGGATGCACGAGCTCACCAAGCGCGGCGGCAAGATCGAGATCGAGTCCGTCTCCATCGAGCGCCTGGAGCAGATCGCCGCCCAGAATGATCTGACCATCGTGGCCACGGGCCGCGGTGACATGACCAACCTCTTCGAGCGCAACGCCGAGCGCAGCGTCTACGACAAGCCGCAGCGCCACCTGGCCATGGTGTGCGTGAAGGGCCCGCAGATGGGCTTCGACGGCATCCCCATGCTGGGGCTGAAGTACAACGTCCTTGGCCCTCTGGGTGAGGCCTTCTGGATCCCCTACTACCACAAGGATGTGGGGCAGAGCTGGAACCTCGTCTTCGAGGCCCGCCCGGGCAGCGCGATGGACCGCTTCGAGGGCTGCAAGACGGGTGAGCAGGTGCTCGAGATCGGCAAGCAGGTCGTCAAGGAGTTCGTCCCCTGGGACTACGAGTGGCTCAAGGACGCCGAGCTGTCGGACTCCTACGGCTGGCAGGTGGGGAAGTTCGCTCCCACGGTTCGCAACCCAGTGGGCCGGCTGCCCTCGGGCCGGCTGGTGGCGGCGGTGGGTGACACGGCCATGTCGCTGGACCCCATCGGGGGCCAGGGCGCCAACAACGGCAACAAGATGGTGCGCAACATGCTCGAGTGCATCGTCGCCCATGAGGATCGGCCCTTCGACGCCCAGTGGATGACGGACACCTTCGAGCGCTTCTGGGCCCGTCACGGGTACTGGACCAGCGTCCACAACAACGGGATGCTGCAGCCGGGCTCGGCCGCCCTGCGCGACCTGCTCTTCGCTCAGTACGGCAGCGATGGCCGCTTCGACAACAACACCGGCGCGCAGCGGCTGGCCAACGCCTACGTCGAGAACGGCAACGACCCGGCGATGCTCACGCCCACCCTCCAGGATCGGCGCAAGACGCACGAGTTCATCGAGAAGACGACGGGCATCTCGTGGATCCGCGCCATCGCCAGCGGAGCCATGGGTGTGGCGCGCGAGGAGTTCCGCCAGTGGCGCGGGCTGGAGCCGCGTCACCCGCTCGTGGCCGCGTACAAGGTGGCCTGAGTACGCGGCCAGAGGAGGGGGGAGCCCACCCTCAGCGGGGCTCCCCAGCTCGCCGCGCGGAGCCGAAGTCGCGCGGGTGATTTTAGCGGAACATCCCCGGACCCGGCGTCAGCACGGTGTCTGGGTCGTAGCGCCGCTTGGCGGCCGCCAGGTTCTCCCAGGCCGGGCCGAAGCGCGCTCGCCACTCCTCGGGAGACAGCGTGAGGGCGGCGTGCGCGTAGTGCGTCCCCTCCCACTTCCGGTTGCGCTCGTAGAGCTCGCGGTTGTGCTGCACCATCTGCGGCACGCTGCGCTTGGCTCCTGGCGCCGCGGTCCGGAGCACACCGAACAGGAAGGAGATGTCCTCCCCCGGCGGCAGGCTGAACAGCGGGCGGGTGATGCGGCTGCGCTTGAGCAGATAGAAGAGGACCGGGAAGTAGAAGTCCACCTCGGTGGGGGACACCTCTCGGAGCACCTCCGCGGCGAACGCGTCGAGCTTCGAGTCCGGGACGAAGAGATCGCTCCAGGGGTGGGGCAGCGAGTACATGCCGTTCTGCCGCAGCTCCGCCAGCTGCGGAGCGAGCCGGCTCACCCACGTGGGGTACGGCAGGTCGGAGATCGACTCGGAGCCCTGCTGGTACGACAGGCCCTTCAGCACCTGCGCATCGTCGGGACGCGACGGCTCCTTGTAGTACTGGAGGACCTGCATCCGGTGCATCCAGCCCGTGCCGCTCCGCTCCGGCAGCGCGAAGCCCAGCACGTAGTCGATGCGCTCGTTCTCCACGGCCAGGCGCTGGTCCCGCAGCTGGGCCTCGAGGTTCGGGTAGCCCAGGTCATACAGGCGCACGTGCGTCGGCGCCTCCACCAGCTTGAGGGTGGCGCGGGTGATGACACCACACTGCCCGAGCCCCGCGAGCACCGCCTCGAACAAGTCTTTGTTCTGCGTGGGAGAGCAGTGCACCAGCTCGCCCTCGCCCGTTACCACCTGAAGCTCCAGCACATGGTCGATCTGCAGACCTTGGCGGAAGGTGTTGCCGCTCAAGCCACCCACCGACAGGGTGCCGCCCACCGTCAGCTCCAGCAGGTCCGTGAGCACGGGCGGGGTCCGGTTGATGGCGAGCGCCCGCTCCACCACCACGCTCCAGAGGATGCCGGCATCCACGTCGATCCGATCCTCGGAGACGGAGTGCACGGCGTTCAGCGAGCGCATGTCGATGACGATGCCCGCCTCCACCTGCGACTGGCCGTTGATCACATGCCCATTGCCGCGAGGGCCGATCTTGAGCCGGTGCTGCCGGGCGAAGCGGATCATCTGCGCAATGTCGTCGGCTGACTGGGGGCGGAGCACGGCCAGGGGCAGGCGGCTCACCATGTGCCCGAAGTCATCCGCCACTTCCGCTCGCGCTTGCGGCGAGGCGAGCAGCACTCCCTTCAGCTTCGGGAGGGGTTCAACGCCTGGGGCCGTGCCCCCCTGAGAGACCCAGCTGCGGCCGGCCGGATGAAAGCCGATGACCGCATCCTGGGGAGAGGGATTGGAACTCGGGGGGGCGAGGCTCACGAGGAACTCCTTCAGGAGCTGCTACTTCCAGGTGATGCTGTAGGTGCAGGCCGGGGCGCCCTTCTTGCGGCACGTCTTCGGATCATGCATGACCTTCGCGCCGGCGTTGAACTGCTGGCCCAGGCCCGTGACCAGGCCCTCCTCGAAGGCGCAGGGGTACGGGGTGTCGGCGTCGACGAACACCTGCGTCTTGCCCGGCACGGTGCGGACCTTGTAGTGGCCGATGCCCTCGAGCATCTGGCCCGTCTGCGGATCGAACATCCGCTTCCCGCTCTTGGCGTGGTTGTAGTGGTAGCCCATGTCCAGCGTCTCGAACGCGCGGGCGATACCCGTCAGGAAGTCACCCGGCTGCGAGGCCTTCTTCACGATGTAGAGGCCCGACTGCTTCAGGGTGTAGTCCCCGAACTCCGCCTGCACGCGATCGAACGCGCGCAAGAAGGCGTCCAGCGGGTACCACTTCTCCGGATCCAGCTTGGCCATGCCGACGCCATCGGTGTCCATCTCTCCCAGGCCGCACTCGAGCAGGATCTTGCTGGCCAGCAGAGTGAAGGAGCCGAACCCGTCCAGCGTCACCTGCACCGTCGAGCCGAGAGTCTGGTATTCCTTGTAGTTCTCACTATTGGGCATGATGATCCCCCTGTTGATTCAGCGTACGAAATGAAGTGATGACGTGAAGAGCCGGAAATCGGCGTGTACTCCAGCACGGGTCTTGCGGTGATTCAAGTACTGCTCCTGCCCGTGTCCGATACCTGTAGTGAGTGGCGATGAGACACCGCGCGGGTGTGATCGGCTCTGTCGGGCAGGTGAACTTGCGGCACATGTACTAGAGGGAAGCCACGGCTGTTGGCGTGACCAGGAGAAGCACATGAGTTCGTCTGAAGATCTTCCGTTGGAGTTGCAAACGCTGGCCGAGCCCTACCGCGTGAAGATGGTGGAGAAGGTCCGCATTCCGTCTCGCTCCGAGCGCGAGAGCATCTTGAAGAAGGCCCACTACTCCGTGGTGCACGTGGACTCGGCGGACATCTTCATCGATGTGATCACCGACAGTGGCACGGGCGCGATGAGCGACCAGCAGTGGGCGGGGCTGATGAAGGGCGACGAGGCGTACATGCGCTCGCGCAGCTTCATCGAGTTCGAGCGGGCCGTGCAGGACATCCTTGGCTTCGAGCACGTCATCCCCACACACCAGGGGCGTGCGGCCGAGCACATCCTCATGGAGCTGCTCATCAAGCCGGAGGACGGTAAGGACATCGTCCTGTGCAACACGCACTTCGACACGACGCGCGCGCACGTGATGAACCGCAAGGCCACCCCGCTGGATCTGGTGGGGGACTGGCTCTGGCGCTTCGAGGAGGAGCGGCCCTTCAAGGGGAACTTTGATCTGGGCAAGCTCGAGGCCGCCCTGGAGCGCTATCACCAGCGCGTCCCGTTCGTCCTCATCACCGTGCTCAACAACTTCGCGTGTTCCTCGCCGGTGTCCATGGAGAACATCCGCGAGACGAAGCGGCTCGCGGACCGCTACAACATCCCCATCTACTTCGACATCTGCCGCTTCGCGGAGAACGCCTACTTCATCAAGACGCGCGAGAAGGGCTACCAGGACAAGTCCATCGCGGAGATCGCCCGGGAGATGCTCTCCTACGGGCGAGGCTGCTGGATGAGCGCGAAGAAGGACGGCCTGGTGAACATCGGCGGCTTCATCGCGGTGCACGACGAGAAGCTCGCGATGCGGTGCAAGGAGAAGCTGGTGCTCTACGAGGGCTTCCCGACCTATGGCGGTCTGGCGGGCCGAGACCTGGAGGCGGTGGCCGTGGGCCTGCGCGAGGGCATCGAGGAGCCCTACCTGGCCCACCGCACGCAGCAGATCGCCTACCTGGCGGACCTGTTCGAGAAGACCGGCATCCGCGTGAGCAAGCCCTCGGGAGGCTCGGGCGTCTTCATCGACGTGGCGGGGCTCTACTCGCACCTGCCGGAGGACAAGTTCCCGGCGATCGCCTTCACGTGCGATCTCTACCTGGAGGGCGCCATCCGTGGCAGCGCCTATCCGTTCCCGCTCATCACCATTGATCCGAAGACGGCCGACATCACCCCGCGCGTCTTCCAGTTCGCCCGCTTCGCCATTCCCCGGCGCACCTATACCAAGGGGCACCTGGACTACATCGCCACGGTGATGGCGCGGCTGAAGGAGAAGGCGCCGCAGAACAAGGGCTACAAGATCACCTACTCACCCGAGGTGCTGGGGCACTTCTTCTCGAAGTTCGAGCCCCTGTAGCACCCAGGGCTGGCGCCGCTCAGACGATGGCGCGGTTGAACTCCCGCCTGGCCGTGCCGACCAAGAGCGGCTGCGGCTGGGGGGACACTTCCTGGTGCGCGCTGAGGCCGTAGGCCTCGGTGGCCAGGTAGATGGTGGTCCGCAGCTGGCTTCCCTGCCGGCGCATGGAGGCCCACTGCATCAATCCCACGCCCGTGTCGAGCCGGCGGTGCGCCAGTGCCCGCACCGCCCGCTCCAGCAGCATGTGGGCTTGCGGATCCAGCAGGAAGCGGATGCGCTCCAGGGCCTCCTGGTCATTGCGCACGTGGCAGCGCACGGGGACGTGCAGCGTGACGCTGGTGGGTCGATCCTCATCCGAGGTGAACGACAGGCACGTCAGCAGCGAGCGCGAGGACTCGACGCGGCCGGTGTGGCCCTTGAGCGCCTGGCAGAAGATCCACGCCTCGCCGGGCACGTACTCCGGTGCCAGCGCCATCACCGACTCGAGCTCCTCCGCGGTGATGTCCTTGTGCGCCAGGTAGATCTTCACGCGGGCCGTGCGGTGAGCGGACAGGTCCAGCGAGAAGTAGATGATCTGATCCAGCCCGTCCGGACGCAGGGTGTGCTCGCTGAGGCAGCGCCAGACGCGGTGCAGGCCCAGCCGCTCCAGGGCCTCCTGCACCACCGCGTGGGCCCGCTCGGGGCCCTGGGCCGCGGGGTTGAAGTAGACCTTGATGTCGGCCCGGCCGTTCTTGAGGAAGAAGGCGTGCCAGAGCGCGAAGCGGGCGCGGGGATCCACCGGCTCGAACAGATCCTTCACGAGGTTGAAGCGCTCCAGCCGGACGCCGAACTCCTGGCTCAGCCGCTCGGTGAGGGCAATGCCGTCTTCCCAGGTGGAGCGCAGCGTGGTGGGGCCGTGGGCGCTCTGGGACTCCATCAAGAAGCGCACCTCGGGCCGTCCGTCCTCGAGCGCCAGGGACAGCTCGTACGGCGTGTGGTCGTCGGTGATGTCCGACTTCCAGGGCGGGGTGGAGCCGATCTGCTGGGAGCCCCAGGGACTGCTCATGAAGCTGAAGAAGCGCTTCACCGTCTCTGTGTCCGAGGCGTCGTAGCCCACCGCCTCGCAGAGCGCCTGCAGGCGGGCAATGCCGAACTCCTCGAAGGTCAGGGAGGAGGGTGGCTCCCACGCGATCAGCGCCCGCTTCACCTCCAACTGGTGCAGCGCGTACG is from Hyalangium minutum and encodes:
- a CDS encoding tryptophanase — translated: MSSSEDLPLELQTLAEPYRVKMVEKVRIPSRSERESILKKAHYSVVHVDSADIFIDVITDSGTGAMSDQQWAGLMKGDEAYMRSRSFIEFERAVQDILGFEHVIPTHQGRAAEHILMELLIKPEDGKDIVLCNTHFDTTRAHVMNRKATPLDLVGDWLWRFEEERPFKGNFDLGKLEAALERYHQRVPFVLITVLNNFACSSPVSMENIRETKRLADRYNIPIYFDICRFAENAYFIKTREKGYQDKSIAEIAREMLSYGRGCWMSAKKDGLVNIGGFIAVHDEKLAMRCKEKLVLYEGFPTYGGLAGRDLEAVAVGLREGIEEPYLAHRTQQIAYLADLFEKTGIRVSKPSGGSGVFIDVAGLYSHLPEDKFPAIAFTCDLYLEGAIRGSAYPFPLITIDPKTADITPRVFQFARFAIPRRTYTKGHLDYIATVMARLKEKAPQNKGYKITYSPEVLGHFFSKFEPL
- a CDS encoding tryptophan dimethylallyltransferase family protein — encoded protein: MQQVLEHLRERQQIFARSSFVGFLRDTRLSPQERLSFLPCLAPLVLGLADLNRTMMGEEPELVPENPQESAHWAAYLSDLQMLGLSSTSDLNGMLRLLWGAEGSFTRKTLFELIDVAANASPVQAQILMRALHTAGSMGLGALEHVARTFEARTGKELVGFRFLRAQLEGASCWATAGQQLPPGSEKEALETVDEVFSHLMGLSNHLLAYALHQLEVKRALIAWEPPSSLTFEEFGIARLQALCEAVGYDASDTETVKRFFSFMSSPWGSQQIGSTPPWKSDITDDHTPYELSLALEDGRPEVRFLMESQSAHGPTTLRSTWEDGIALTERLSQEFGVRLERFNLVKDLFEPVDPRARFALWHAFFLKNGRADIKVYFNPAAQGPERAHAVVQEALERLGLHRVWRCLSEHTLRPDGLDQIIYFSLDLSAHRTARVKIYLAHKDITAEELESVMALAPEYVPGEAWIFCQALKGHTGRVESSRSLLTCLSFTSDEDRPTSVTLHVPVRCHVRNDQEALERIRFLLDPQAHMLLERAVRALAHRRLDTGVGLMQWASMRRQGSQLRTTIYLATEAYGLSAHQEVSPQPQPLLVGTARREFNRAIV